One uncultured Desulfuromusa sp. genomic window, AAAACCTGGACGAGCTTGTTTAAACAAAACAGGACTACCCAATTTTACACGAACAAAAATGGTGATAAGCACCAGCAATGGGAAGAGAATCAAGAGGCCACAGCTTGAAGCGAGGATGTCTGTCAATCTTTTCATCAGTGAATCCCCATCTCTTTCAACATAAAAGCATTGACCTTATACACATCATATTTTTCTTCAGCAATAACTCTGGACCGTTTCCCCATTTGTTCGATCAAGTCAGGTTGGCTAATAAATTTTTCCATCGCCTCCACTAAACCGTCAACAGATTTAACTGGCACCAAAAAACCATTATCACCATCAATAACCGTTTCACGGCAACCAGGTGCATCTGTCGTAATAATAGGTCTCCCCATTGCCATCGCCTCCAACACCGTTCGTGGTGTCCCCTCACGATAGGATGGCAACACATAAACGCTGCACTCACCAATTTCTGGGCGTACATCACTTAACTTGCCGTGGAACTCTAATATACCATCATTAACCCAACTATCCAGTTCACTTTGGGCAATAGAGTCCGGGTTCTCATCAAGCCATCCAATCAAACCAAAGATAACTTGAGGGTACAAAATACGCACCCGTCGAGCTGCCTCGGCATACTCCCTCACTCCCTTATCACCCAACAAACGCGCAATAAGAAGAAACCGAATATATTTCATTGGTAGCGGAGCAACATTAAACGAAGCGACATCAACACCAGAACCATTTACAACACATGAAAGCGCATCAGGTTTAAGTATTCCAAGAGAACGAAACAAAGCCTCATCATCCGGATTTTGAAAGAACACTTTTAGAGTCCGTTTCAAGGCTGTGGCATATAAATACTGAGCCAAAGAACGCATTAAACACCGAGTCATCTTCTGGTCTGTATCAGAAAAAGCATATCCTAGCCCAGTTATCAGAGCATAGCGGTAAGGAACACGTGCCATAAAAGCAGCTAAAGAACCATAGATAACTGGCTTTATGGTATATCCCAAAACATAGTCAGGTTGAATATCTCGCATCAATTTCCAGAGGTGAAACAACGAAAACACATCTTGGACGGGATTCAATCCTGTTCGCTGTAAGAAGATATCATGAACCACAACTCCCCTCAATTCCAAAGCATTCCGAATTGAACCGTGCTTTAACCCTGGTGCTGCCACATGAACTTGTAGGTTGGTTAAACGCAGGGCATCAAGCAGCTGGCCACGAAAATTCAAAAGAGAATCTGGATAACCAGCAATAAGCAAAAACTTCATTGTTTATCCAGCCACACTAGAGACATGGGAATACTTCATAAAGTTGACGACTTTCCTAACTTAGGTTCAAAATATAATGGACAATAAATTCAAAGAAATAACATTGCCTAATGCAACCAGAATTCATCCAAAAATGTCTAAATCCACATTCATTGGGAATCAAGATCGGGGAAATTTTAACTAAAAAAACAAAAAGGAGATCGACTATCCGCCTAAAGAAAAAGTTCAACTTCAAATAAACTTAAAAGTAAAAACTTTCCAATCATTGCCGGTCAAAAACGGTTTGGGCAGTGATTTGATTCTAAATTTCAACCTTAGTACTTCTTCCATACCACCCGATTCACATAATCGGTATAACTCAGAATAATCCGCAGAACCTTATCAGAAACATTCGGCATTGAATAATCCGCAACCTGCCGCAATAGACGGCCATCTCCACGCGATTGATCCTTGAGGATATATAGTCCCTGGAGAATGCGGTCAAGTTCAAGACCAACCAGCATCACTGCCGCTTCCTCCATACCTTCGGGGCGCTCATGAGCCTCGCGGATGTTTAGAGCCGGAAAATTAAGAATTGACGATTCTTCATTGATTGTCCCACTATCAGACAATACCACCAAGGCATGTTTCTGTAGGTGCACATAATCACACAAGCCAAGAGGCTTCAACAATTCAACCTTCTCATGAAAGTCGACGCCCATCCGCTCGACACGGTTGCGGGTTCGCGGGTGAGTCGAAACGATAATCCGCTTGCCATAGCGTTCGGCGACAGAATTTAAAATAATAACCAGCTTGTTAAAACAACGGTCTGATTCTATGTTTTCTTCGCGATGTGCACTAACCACAAAATACTCACCCTGCGTAAGATCTAAACGCGAAAGCACATCGGACCCATCGATCTTTGGAGCGTAGTGAGTCAACACTTCAAACATTGGACTGCCAGTCTTAATAATTCGATCCGGCGGTAGTCCTTCACGCAGAAGATACTCACGGGCAATGTCGCTATAAGTCAGATTAATGTCTGCGGTGTGGTCGACAATTTTACGATTGGTCTCCTCTGGAACCCGTTGATCAAAGCAGCGATTGCCAGCTTCCATATGAAAGATAGGAATTTGACGACGTTTGGCCGGAATCGCGGACAAACAGCTATTTGTGTCACCCAATACCAACAAAGCCTCAGGTTTTTCCTGTTCCAATATCGGATCGAGCTTAATAATGGTGTTGCCGATAGTCTCGGCTGCATTTTTCCCAGCGGCACTTAAAAAGTGATCGGGTTTACGAATTCCCAACTCCTGAAAAAAAACTTCGTTCAGTTCAAAATCGTAATTCTGCCCAGTATGCACCAGGATGTGGTCGGCATACAGGTCAAGTTTAGCCAATACCCGAGAAAGTCGAATAATCTCAGGTCGAGTACCAACCACCGACATGACTTTTATTTTTTTCATTCAAACCTCACTTCAAAGGCTTCTACCACGAATACACACAAATATTCACGAATATGAGTAAACCTTAAAATCTCTCTAGGGGACAACACTTAAACAAAATCGGAAAATCAACAGGACATATTGATCTGCTTTCTATTCATGTCCATTCGTAAATTTTGTGGCTTAAAGTTATACCAACTGAAAATAAGTATCTGGATTCTCGGGATCGAAGGCTTCATTCACCCACATCACTGTCACCATATCAACATCGCCAGTATTGCTGATGTTATGTGTGTAACCGACAGGGATATCAACGACTTCGAGTTTTTTCCCAGAGACAGCATATTCAATAATTTCTTCTGTACCTATTCTACGAAAACGGATCACACCGCTGCCGCTGACCACCAGAAATTTTTCGTTCTTGGTATGATGCCAATGGTTGCCTTTTGTTATGCCGGGCTTGGAGATATTTACCGACACCTGGCCACGGTTAGGTGTACGAATAAACTCGGTGAATGAACCACGCTCATCGACATTCATTTTTAACGGGTAACTGAAGCCATCAGTCGGTAAATAGCTCAGGTAAGTACTGTAGAGTTTCTTGGCTATGGGATCAGAAAAATCCGGAAGGCCTAGAGTCACACGGCTTTCCTTGAAGCTTTTCAATAATTCTACAATCTCACCCAACTTAATTGTGTGGACAGGCTCAACGACGGCAAAAGTATTATCAAATACGGCATCGCCGTTTAACACATTAAGGAAGGCAGCGACAACATCATCAATGTAAGCAAGGCTCATGGTTACATTTGGATCATTCACCTGGATCGGAAGTTCATTAGCGACATTGTTACAAAATGTTGCAACAGCACTATTATAATTGGGTCGGCACCATTTTCCGAACAGATTAGGTAATCGAAATACAAACACTGGAGACTGTGTTACCTTTCCATAGGCAAACACCGCCTCTTCAGCCTGACGTTTACTCGCTCCATAAGGATTGTCGAGAGCCGCCTGGGTCGAAGAACACAGGACGACCGGTACCGCTCGCCCTTGTTCCTGCAAAAGCCCGACAATCTCCTCAGTCAGACTAACATTTCCGGTTTGGAATTCCACCTCATGCTGTGGTCGATTGACTCCAGCCAAATGATAAATGAAATCGGCCTTCTGCAAAGCGACATCCAACACCGCGCGATCATCGTTGACATCAAAAGTTGTTAACGCAACATCATCACGAAGCCGCAACGTTTCAACCAGGTTTTTTCCGACAAAACCAGCAGCGCCGGTTACTAGAACGTTCTTCATTTAATAAACCTCAAAAAAAAATTCTCTCTCACAAAAACACAAAGCTCACAAAGTTTTAAAACATGACGGGATTACTTTGCTTAGTATCTGGTGGCTCCATGTGATAATTTTTGCTTTAACGGGGGCGCACGTCCGTTGCCAAACCTGTGAGTTCACGCTGGACATAATCAAGGGACAAGAGCTTTTCCTTGATCTGTTCGATGCTCAGACGCTGGGTGTTATGTGAATGATAGTCTTCAAATTGGGCGAGATCCTGCTGCCCCTCCACAAAATATTTATTGTAATTGAGATCACGGTTATCTGCTGGTATCCGATAATAACCGCCAAGATCTTCGGCATGGGCCATTTCCTCGCGTGTCATCAGCGACTCATAGAGCTTTTCGCCATGGCGGGTACCAATGACCTTGATTTCATTTTTGGAGTTGAAAAGCTCCAGTAGCGCCTGAGCCAAGTCAGCAATAGTTGAAGCCGGTGCTTTCTGCACAAACGTATCCCCCTGCTGACCGTGCTCATAGGCGTATAAAACGAGATCAACTGCATCATCCAGCGACATAAGGAAACGGGTCATGTTGGGATCAGTAACCGTTAAAGGCTTTCCTTCTTTAATTAACTTGATAAACAAAGGGATAACAGAACCGCGAGAAGCCATGACATTACCGTACCGCGTGCAGTTGAGAGTTGTTTTCGTCGGATCGGCAAAACGTGACTTAGCAACAACTATCTTCTCCATCATTGCTTTGGAAATCCCCATTGCATTGATGGGATAAACAGCCTTGTCGGTGCTTAAGGCAATGACCCGTTCAACACCTTTAGCAATTGCAGCATTGAGAACATTTTCAGTGCCGAGAACATTAGTCTTGACGGCTTCTAACGGGTAGAATTCACAGGAAGGAACTTGCTTCAATGCAGCTGCTTGAAAAACATAATCAACATTTTCCATAGCGGGAAGAATACTGTCATAATCACGCACATTTCCAATATAGAACTTGACCTTGGCGTTAGCCAAATTGATACGCATATCCTCCTGTTTTTTTTCGTCACGGCTGAAAACACGAATTTCTTTAATATCGGTATCAAGAAAGCGGCGCAGAACGGCATTACCAAAAGAACCCGTTCCGCCGGTGATAAGAATAGTTTTACTTTTAAACATTTATGCCTCCAAGGACTTCATCGCTTGCTATTCATACATCGTAGTAAACTGATTACAGATTAGTTACTTATGTGTAATTTCAATCAATTCCGCCAAAACATCAGAATATTGACGATAATCAAATGAGCGCTTAGCTTGAGAGTGTGCATTTAGACGCATTTGCAAAAGACCTTCAGGAGACAATGTCAACGCAAGACCGAGAACCTCAGCAAAAGCCTCAGCTGAATAACCTTGGCAGACAAAGCCCTCACCCCCATCATTCAAATACATTCCCATATCGCCCGTGAGATTCGCAATAACAGGGATACCATTCACCAAACTCTCGACAAACTTGGTGGAAAACCCTGCATCAGCATAACGCAAAGGCGGGCGCAGTAGTACACTAAAGTCAGCACTTTGCAATATCTCAGCGACCTCTTCCTGGGGGATTCGGCCCTTCACCAGAACCGATGGTGGGATGGCTTCACCATCGCAACACATGTTGCTAACATCTTCTTCTGATGGGCCTAACACGATCAAGCGGACCCTCGCAAAATTGGGATCAACGATTTTCATTCCATCAATGATCGGGCGTAGCAAATCTTTATTTTTAGGGCTACCAGCATAAATCAAAGTTAAGTACTTTGATTCACGAATTCTGAAACCTTCGGATGAAGACAAAGTATCCATATCAACTGTTGGAGGAACTTGAGCAATTGGGCACCCACGTTTTTTATAATAGCGTGAGAGATATGAGCTGATAGTGATTATTCCATCACACCTCGGGTATAAATAACGCATTGCAATGTTTACATTTAACGCGGACAATCCGAAAGCCCCCCCAGTGAATTGACTAGCGCTATGCCACTCCACAACATCAGCAATCAAAGAAACATTATTCCGCCTGCACCAAGGCAACAAACGCATCATGTACGGAGTATACCCCCCATATAGAACAATATGAGTAGGCCTAGTTGGTTGCGTTTCCAACCAATCGAGAGTATGCCGACTGGCAGCAAACAACAATTTTATAGCTTTTTGTAGTGGCGTGTCATTTTGCGTTGGTGAAACTCTTAGACCAACATGCGAGAGGGAACAACCATTCTCAAGAATCTCTAGTTGAGTAAGCTCGGCAGGGTGCGCACTACCGCTTACAACGGTGACATTATGACCAGAAGCAACAAAAGACATTGCGTTTCCATAAACTCTTCGCGAAGCGGCCTGTCCCCACGGAAATAACATATGACCAACATAAGCAATATATGGTTTTGTAAAGTCAAATTTCATATATTAATTCACAAAGAAGTGGACAGGTGTAATCATGGTATTCACTATTCTTAAAGCCATATTTAAACTCAGTAGTGTCCGGTTAGAAAGTTGCATACGCACCAAAGTCCAGATCAATGATATCCGGCGGGTCGAGCCCCCTATTTGCTGCGTCTTCGACCGCTTCGTTACGAATTTTGCAAAGAAGTTCTCGCACCCTGTTGACGCTAACCCTCCCACCATATTCCTCGTGACAATAAATCGCCAACAGAAGAGAGGAGATCAGGCCAGTGAGTATCTGCATTAACAAACCATAGGGGCTGCGGGCAATCAAGTGATAAACCTTGAGGTGTCGCTTCCACCAGGCAAAGAAAGATTCGATGGTCCAGCGTAATTTATAGTTCAGTGCAATATGCTCGGCGGTTAAATCAAAGCGGTCGGTTGCGACCCAATAGGATTTGCCATCAGCTTTGTAGCCAACCACACGAACCTCTCGATTCGTCTGGTTAACAGTCTTGGTTCCAAGCAGAACCACGGCGTCATAAAAAATGTGACTGTCAGGATCAACTTCGTTGATTCGCAATTCTGTTTTGCGGGAGCTGGCCTTGATGCGACAAACAAAGTGCCGCTCCTGATCCTGCCAGTCGTCGAAGTTTTTGTAGCACTGGTAGTAGCGATCATAAACATCGGTTTGACCGGGAGCAACCAAGCGCTCTGCCTGAGGTCGCTCATCGCCCTTGCCATCAGTCAGGGTAACTTTCTGCGGAATGCCGCGGCCGATATCGAACCCCAGATGGACTTTGGCCTTGTTGGCACCGTTGCGGTAGTCAGCCCAGAGCATTGACATGGTTGCCGTAATCAGCGATCCATCAACAGCGATCAGATCGCCCAACTCTGAAAACTCTTTAGCGACCGGAAGCTTTTTGGTCGCTTGTTTTTGGAGGTCTTCATAAACATGAACCATTTGCTCCGGACCACGCGTATTAATGGCCTCAAAAAAGGCACTTTTTTCGATACCACCAGGCGGAGCAATGTGAGTTGCAGCAAAATTTTCCTGCTTCAGCACCTGTAGCCCCGAAGAATACTCTTCGAGATGATAGTAGGTCGGGATTTTCAGCTGATCCTCAAAAGTCATCTGTAATGGCCTGCAGCCCTTGGCTTTCAAGATCGGGCATTGATCCAGAGAAACCTTAAATGGATAAAACAAATGAGCCAAAGCATAGTGGTCAAGTCGGTCATGGTGTATACGGTAAAGTAGCGACATTTTGTAAATCCTTATAAAATCAAGAATTTACAAAAATCGCCGCTAAACCTCATAGCGATTTGTCAAGCAAAAAACGCACAACATATTGAATTGTTTAACTATTTTTAAAATTCCGGTTGCTTGCAAAAAACTAACCGGACACTATTGATACCAAGTAGAAACAAAAAAAATGAATACGGCACAGCAATAATTTGCAGCATCACATTTTATGAAATATTTTTTTATAAGCTGCTACTTTTTCTTTTCCCGTTAAATGACCAATATCCAAGGAGTTACATTTTGCCTTTTCTAAAAATTCCGAGGTTTTTTTAATAAATCTCGCAGGATTTCCAGCGACAATAGAATCATCGGGAACATCTTTGGTTACAACAGCATTTGCCCCAATAATACAATTATTACCGATAGAAACATTAGCAAGGACCAAAGCTCCAGCTCCAACAAATACATTGTCACCAACAGTAATTTCGCCAGCCAATTCCAATGAAGGAAAGTCTTTTCTAAATGGCAAAGTCGAGCCATCATGACAAATGAAAGATGCTCCGACACTAATAAAAACATTATCTCCTAATGTAACTAGAAAAGGTTCAGAGCTAAACATAGAATAACTTGAGCCATATATTTTCACATCTCCATTAAAGTTAACTCCTATCTTTTGGGCATATGAAA contains:
- a CDS encoding glycosyltransferase family 4 protein produces the protein MKFLLIAGYPDSLLNFRGQLLDALRLTNLQVHVAAPGLKHGSIRNALELRGVVVHDIFLQRTGLNPVQDVFSLFHLWKLMRDIQPDYVLGYTIKPVIYGSLAAFMARVPYRYALITGLGYAFSDTDQKMTRCLMRSLAQYLYATALKRTLKVFFQNPDDEALFRSLGILKPDALSCVVNGSGVDVASFNVAPLPMKYIRFLLIARLLGDKGVREYAEAARRVRILYPQVIFGLIGWLDENPDSIAQSELDSWVNDGILEFHGKLSDVRPEIGECSVYVLPSYREGTPRTVLEAMAMGRPIITTDAPGCRETVIDGDNGFLVPVKSVDGLVEAMEKFISQPDLIEQMGKRSRVIAEEKYDVYKVNAFMLKEMGIH
- the wecB gene encoding UDP-N-acetylglucosamine 2-epimerase (non-hydrolyzing), producing the protein MKKIKVMSVVGTRPEIIRLSRVLAKLDLYADHILVHTGQNYDFELNEVFFQELGIRKPDHFLSAAGKNAAETIGNTIIKLDPILEQEKPEALLVLGDTNSCLSAIPAKRRQIPIFHMEAGNRCFDQRVPEETNRKIVDHTADINLTYSDIAREYLLREGLPPDRIIKTGSPMFEVLTHYAPKIDGSDVLSRLDLTQGEYFVVSAHREENIESDRCFNKLVIILNSVAERYGKRIIVSTHPRTRNRVERMGVDFHEKVELLKPLGLCDYVHLQKHALVVLSDSGTINEESSILNFPALNIREAHERPEGMEEAAVMLVGLELDRILQGLYILKDQSRGDGRLLRQVADYSMPNVSDKVLRIILSYTDYVNRVVWKKY
- a CDS encoding capsular polysaccharide biosynthesis protein CapF, encoding MKNVLVTGAAGFVGKNLVETLRLRDDVALTTFDVNDDRAVLDVALQKADFIYHLAGVNRPQHEVEFQTGNVSLTEEIVGLLQEQGRAVPVVLCSSTQAALDNPYGASKRQAEEAVFAYGKVTQSPVFVFRLPNLFGKWCRPNYNSAVATFCNNVANELPIQVNDPNVTMSLAYIDDVVAAFLNVLNGDAVFDNTFAVVEPVHTIKLGEIVELLKSFKESRVTLGLPDFSDPIAKKLYSTYLSYLPTDGFSYPLKMNVDERGSFTEFIRTPNRGQVSVNISKPGITKGNHWHHTKNEKFLVVSGSGVIRFRRIGTEEIIEYAVSGKKLEVVDIPVGYTHNISNTGDVDMVTVMWVNEAFDPENPDTYFQLV
- a CDS encoding polysaccharide biosynthesis protein, translated to MFKSKTILITGGTGSFGNAVLRRFLDTDIKEIRVFSRDEKKQEDMRINLANAKVKFYIGNVRDYDSILPAMENVDYVFQAAALKQVPSCEFYPLEAVKTNVLGTENVLNAAIAKGVERVIALSTDKAVYPINAMGISKAMMEKIVVAKSRFADPTKTTLNCTRYGNVMASRGSVIPLFIKLIKEGKPLTVTDPNMTRFLMSLDDAVDLVLYAYEHGQQGDTFVQKAPASTIADLAQALLELFNSKNEIKVIGTRHGEKLYESLMTREEMAHAEDLGGYYRIPADNRDLNYNKYFVEGQQDLAQFEDYHSHNTQRLSIEQIKEKLLSLDYVQRELTGLATDVRPR
- a CDS encoding glycosyltransferase gives rise to the protein MKFDFTKPYIAYVGHMLFPWGQAASRRVYGNAMSFVASGHNVTVVSGSAHPAELTQLEILENGCSLSHVGLRVSPTQNDTPLQKAIKLLFAASRHTLDWLETQPTRPTHIVLYGGYTPYMMRLLPWCRRNNVSLIADVVEWHSASQFTGGAFGLSALNVNIAMRYLYPRCDGIITISSYLSRYYKKRGCPIAQVPPTVDMDTLSSSEGFRIRESKYLTLIYAGSPKNKDLLRPIIDGMKIVDPNFARVRLIVLGPSEEDVSNMCCDGEAIPPSVLVKGRIPQEEVAEILQSADFSVLLRPPLRYADAGFSTKFVESLVNGIPVIANLTGDMGMYLNDGGEGFVCQGYSAEAFAEVLGLALTLSPEGLLQMRLNAHSQAKRSFDYRQYSDVLAELIEITHK
- a CDS encoding acyltransferase → MKLSRISKIFTVPFNMFHATFDPVSYAQKIGVNFNGDVKIYGSSYSMFSSEPFLVTLGDNVFISVGASFICHDGSTLPFRKDFPSLELAGEITVGDNVFVGAGALVLANVSIGNNCIIGANAVVTKDVPDDSIVAGNPARFIKKTSEFLEKAKCNSLDIGHLTGKEKVAAYKKIFHKM